From a single Ischnura elegans chromosome 7, ioIscEleg1.1, whole genome shotgun sequence genomic region:
- the LOC124161847 gene encoding lysoplasmalogenase-like protein TMEM86A, with protein MTSPTQVLKSVGPKLVPFFKTVAIYFVVFIPVERPTLVAAALKCLPIISLVVFVLLHGMSLHDEYAYSRRILIGLGLSCIGDILLIWPSYFVHGMIAFGAAQVMYTAAFGFRPINVPLGAVLYMLAATGVYVLMPGLHGVLIAGVPLYSTLLITMAWRAMARVQLFEELWTWTKLCSCVGAFFFVISDTLIGFHQFYRPIPHSQALIMLTYYAAQLGISLSVVDCKASYRRTEREKAEEAARIAEEKNALRDAIDAKVNLSAPTTPVSVGGRG; from the exons CTGAAGAGCGTGGGTCCCAAGTTGGTCCCTTTCTTCAAGACTGTGGCCATATATTTTGTCGTCTTCATCCCAGTGGAAAGGCCAACATTGGTGGCTGCAGCTTTGAAATGTCTCCCAATCATCAGTCTTGTCGTCTTTGTTCTCCTCCATGGAATGAGCCTGCATGATGA gtATGCCTACTCAAGAAGAATTTTAATAGGACTAGGCTTATCATGTATTGGAGATATATTGCTTATATGGCCATCATACTTTGTTCATGGCATGATTGCCTTTGGGGCGGCCCAGGTCATGTACACTGCTGCCTTTGGATTCAGGCCAATTAATGTACCCCTTGGGGCAGTGCTTTACATGTTGGCTGCTACAG GTGTCTATGTATTGATGCCTGGACTCCATGGAGTGCTGATTGCAGGAGTACCTTTATACAGTACACTTCTTATTACAATGGCATGGAGAGCCATGGCTCGTGTTCAGCTCTTTGAA GAGCTCTGGACATGGACCAAACTGTGCTCATGTGTTGGTGCATTTTTCTTTGTCATATCTGACACCTTAATTGGCTTCCATCAGTTTTATCGCCCAATACCACACTCTCAG GCACTCATTATGCTGACGTATTATGCCGCACAGTTGGGTATCTCCCTTAGTGTGGTGGATTGCAAGGCTTCATACCGGCGCACAGAGAGAGAAAAGGCTGAGGAAGCAGCTCGAATTGCTGAAGAAAAGAATGCCCTCAGGGATGCAATTGATGCCAAGGTTAACCTTTCCGCTCCCACCACTCCAGTCAGTGTTGGTGGCCGAGGATAG